Proteins encoded together in one Helicobacter pylori window:
- the nth gene encoding endonuclease III, whose amino-acid sequence MSLKRAKTKAQQIKELLLKHYPNQTTELHHKNPYELLVATILSAQCTDARVNQITPKLFEKYPSVNDLALASLEEVKEIIQSVSYSNNKSKHLINMAQKVVKDFKGVIPSTQKELMSLDGVGQKTANVVLSVCFDANYIAVDTHVFRTTHRLGLSNANTPIKTEKELSDLFKDNLSKLHHALILFGRYTCKAKNPLCGACFLKEFCVSKASFKA is encoded by the coding sequence ATGAGCTTAAAACGCGCTAAAACAAAAGCCCAACAAATCAAAGAGCTGCTTTTAAAACATTACCCCAACCAAACCACCGAATTGCACCATAAAAACCCCTATGAATTATTAGTGGCTACCATTTTAAGCGCTCAATGCACGGACGCTAGAGTGAATCAAATAACGCCCAAGTTATTTGAAAAATACCCCAGCGTGAACGATTTAGCCTTAGCTTCTTTAGAAGAGGTTAAAGAGATCATCCAATCCGTTTCGTATTCCAACAACAAAAGCAAGCATTTAATCAATATGGCGCAAAAAGTGGTTAAGGATTTTAAGGGCGTTATCCCCTCTACGCAAAAAGAATTGATGAGTTTAGATGGCGTGGGGCAAAAAACCGCTAATGTGGTGCTTTCAGTGTGCTTTGATGCAAATTACATAGCCGTAGATACCCATGTGTTCCGCACGACGCACCGCTTAGGTTTAAGCAACGCTAACACGCCCATTAAAACCGAAAAGGAATTGAGTGATCTGTTTAAAGACAATCTATCCAAACTCCACCATGCCTTAATCTTGTTTGGCCGCTACACCTGCAAGGCTAAAAACCCCTTATGCGGCGCGTGTTTTTTAAAAGAATTTTGCGTTTCTAAAGCTAGCTTTAAGGCGTAG
- the rpiB gene encoding ribose 5-phosphate isomerase B, which yields MNKPLNTAQVFIGSDHAGLHLAEFVKHFLEDKRFKIQAFLPTTRVDYPDYAKLVCQKVLENAQSYGILVCATGIGMSMGANRFKGIRAALCLDAYMAKMTRLHNNANVLCLGEKISGIGVTESILEAFFSTEFEQGRHVLRIQKLDESLKS from the coding sequence ATGAATAAGCCCTTAAATACCGCTCAAGTTTTTATAGGAAGCGATCATGCAGGGTTGCATCTCGCAGAATTTGTTAAACATTTTTTAGAAGACAAGCGTTTTAAGATCCAAGCTTTCTTACCCACTACAAGGGTGGATTACCCTGATTACGCCAAATTAGTGTGCCAAAAGGTTTTAGAAAATGCGCAAAGCTATGGTATTTTGGTGTGCGCCACAGGGATAGGCATGAGCATGGGCGCTAATCGCTTTAAGGGTATTAGAGCCGCTTTATGCCTTGATGCTTACATGGCTAAAATGACTCGCTTGCACAATAACGCCAATGTCTTGTGCTTGGGTGAAAAGATTAGCGGTATTGGCGTAACAGAAAGCATTTTGGAAGCGTTTTTCTCTACAGAATTTGAACAAGGCCGCCATGTGTTGCGCATCCAAAAGCTAGATGAATCGCTGAAATCATAG
- the pyrC gene encoding dihydroorotase → MEITLFDPIDAHLHVRENALLRAVLEYSSEPFSAAVIMPNLSKPLIDTPITLEYEEEILKNSSNFKPLMSLYFNDGLTLEELQRAKNKGIKFLKLYPKGMTTNAQNGTSDLLGEKTLEILENAQKLGFILCVHAEQAGFCLDKEFLCHSVLETFALSFPKLKIIIEHLSDWRSIALIEKHDNLYATLTLHHISMTLDDLLGGNLDPHCFCKPLIKTKKDQERLLSLALKAHPKISFGSDSAPHFISKKHSANIPAGIFSAPILLPALCELFEKHNALENLQAFISDNAKKIYALDNLPSKKAHLSKKPFIVPTHTLCLNEKIAILRGGETLSWNLQEIA, encoded by the coding sequence ATGGAAATCACGCTTTTTGACCCCATAGACGCCCACTTGCATGTGCGAGAAAACGCGCTTTTAAGAGCGGTATTGGAATATTCTAGCGAGCCTTTTAGCGCCGCAGTGATCATGCCAAACCTCAGTAAGCCCTTGATTGACACTCCAATCACCCTAGAATATGAAGAAGAAATTTTAAAAAATTCTTCAAACTTCAAGCCTTTAATGAGCTTGTATTTTAACGATGGTTTGACTTTAGAAGAATTGCAACGAGCTAAAAACAAAGGCATTAAATTTTTAAAACTCTACCCTAAAGGCATGACCACAAACGCGCAAAACGGCACTTCGGATTTGTTGGGTGAAAAGACTTTGGAGATTTTAGAAAACGCCCAAAAATTAGGCTTTATTTTATGCGTCCATGCAGAACAGGCTGGGTTTTGTTTGGATAAAGAATTTTTATGCCATAGCGTTTTAGAAACTTTCGCCCTTTCATTCCCTAAACTCAAAATCATTATAGAGCATTTGAGCGATTGGCGCAGTATCGCTTTGATTGAAAAGCATGACAACCTCTATGCGACTTTGACCTTACACCATATCAGCATGACTTTAGATGATTTATTAGGGGGGAATTTGGACCCGCATTGTTTTTGCAAACCCTTAATCAAAACCAAAAAAGACCAAGAAAGGCTTTTATCCCTTGCTTTAAAAGCCCACCCTAAAATCTCTTTTGGCTCTGATAGCGCCCCGCATTTCATTTCTAAAAAGCATAGTGCTAACATCCCGGCAGGCATCTTTTCTGCCCCTATTTTGTTGCCTGCGTTGTGCGAACTTTTTGAAAAACACAACGCTTTAGAAAATTTGCAAGCCTTTATCAGTGATAACGCTAAAAAAATCTACGCGCTAGACAATCTACCCAGTAAAAAAGCGCATTTGTCTAAAAAACCTTTTATAGTCCCTACACACACGCTTTGTTTGAATGAAAAAATTGCTATCTTAAGAGGGGGCGAAACGCTATCTTGGAACCTTCAAGAAATCGCCTAA
- the folD gene encoding bifunctional methylenetetrahydrofolate dehydrogenase/methenyltetrahydrofolate cyclohydrolase FolD, with translation MGMPNRGVVLLDGQALAYDIEKDLKNKIQTITAQTHKRPKLAVILVGKDPASITYVNMKIKACQRVGMDFDLKTLQEDITEAELLSLIKDYNTDQNISGVLVQLPLPRHIDTKMILEAIDPSKDVDGFHPLNIGKLCTQKESFLPATPMGVMRLLEHYHIEIKGKDVAIIGASNIIGKPLSMLMLNAGASVSVCHILTKDISFYTQNADIVCVGVGKPDLIKASMLKKGAVVVDIGINHLNDGRIVGDVDFTNAQKVAGFITPVPKGVGPMTIVSLLENTLIAFEKQQRKGF, from the coding sequence ATGGGCATGCCAAATAGGGGCGTTGTTTTATTAGATGGGCAAGCGTTAGCTTATGATATAGAAAAAGATTTGAAAAATAAAATCCAAACAATAACCGCACAAACGCATAAACGCCCCAAACTAGCCGTGATTTTAGTAGGGAAAGATCCCGCTAGTATCACTTATGTTAATATGAAGATCAAAGCATGCCAAAGGGTGGGCATGGATTTTGACTTAAAAACCCTCCAAGAGGATATTACTGAAGCTGAATTGCTGTCCTTGATTAAAGATTACAATACCGATCAAAACATTTCAGGCGTTTTAGTCCAGCTCCCTTTGCCCAGACACATTGATACTAAAATGATTTTAGAAGCCATTGACCCCAGTAAAGATGTGGATGGTTTCCACCCCCTTAATATCGGCAAACTCTGCACCCAAAAAGAATCGTTTCTGCCAGCCACCCCTATGGGCGTGATGCGTCTTTTAGAGCATTATCACATTGAAATCAAGGGCAAGGATGTGGCGATTATCGGGGCGAGCAATATCATTGGCAAACCTTTAAGCATGCTCATGCTAAACGCTGGGGCTAGCGTGAGCGTGTGCCATATTTTGACTAAAGACATTAGCTTTTACACCCAAAACGCTGATATTGTTTGCGTGGGCGTGGGTAAGCCTGATTTGATTAAAGCGAGTATGTTAAAAAAAGGGGCTGTAGTGGTGGATATTGGGATCAATCATTTGAACGATGGGCGTATCGTGGGCGATGTGGATTTCACCAACGCGCAAAAAGTTGCCGGTTTTATCACTCCTGTGCCTAAAGGCGTGGGGCCTATGACAATCGTTTCGCTTTTAGAAAACACTTTAATCGCTTTTGAAAAACAACAAAGGAAGGGATTTTAA
- a CDS encoding DedA family protein → MEEYIIDLWNQHAATWGYLILFGWSILEGEIGLILAGIASYTGHMHLGLAILVAGIGGFVGDQIYFYIGRTNKAYIQKKLEKQRRKLALAHLLLQKHGWFIIFIQRYMYGMRTIIPISIGLTRYSALKFAIINLISAMVWASITIILAWYLGEELLHALEWLKKHPYALILLLVSFLALVLWYFQYYSKKNR, encoded by the coding sequence TTGGAAGAATACATCATTGATTTGTGGAATCAGCATGCAGCGACTTGGGGGTATCTCATTTTATTCGGGTGGAGCATTTTAGAAGGCGAAATCGGGTTGATTTTAGCAGGGATTGCCAGCTATACCGGTCATATGCATTTAGGGTTAGCCATTTTAGTCGCAGGGATTGGGGGTTTTGTGGGGGATCAGATCTATTTTTACATCGGCCGTACCAATAAAGCTTACATCCAAAAAAAGCTAGAAAAACAACGCCGAAAACTAGCCCTAGCCCATTTATTGTTGCAAAAACATGGCTGGTTTATCATTTTTATCCAACGCTACATGTATGGCATGCGCACTATCATTCCCATTAGCATAGGGCTCACGCGTTATAGCGCTTTAAAATTCGCTATCATCAATCTCATTAGCGCGATGGTGTGGGCGAGCATTACCATTATTCTAGCGTGGTATTTAGGAGAAGAGTTATTGCATGCGTTAGAGTGGCTTAAAAAACACCCTTATGCGCTAATATTACTATTAGTATCTTTCTTAGCGTTGGTTCTATGGTATTTCCAATACTATAGCAAGAAAAACCGCTAG
- the apt gene encoding adenine phosphoribosyltransferase has protein sequence MNETLKEELLQSIREVKDYPKKGILFKDITTLLNYPKLFNKLIDALKKRYLALNIDFIVGIEARGFILGSALAYALGVGFVPVRKKGKLPAHTLSQSYSLEYGSDSIEIHSDAFRGIKGVRVVLIDDLLATGGTALASLELIKALQAECVEACFLIGLKELPGIQLLEERVKTFCLLEC, from the coding sequence ATGAATGAAACGCTCAAAGAAGAACTTTTACAAAGCATCAGAGAAGTGAAAGATTACCCTAAAAAAGGGATTTTATTCAAAGACATTACCACGCTACTCAACTACCCTAAACTTTTTAACAAACTCATTGACGCGCTCAAAAAACGCTATCTCGCTCTCAATATAGACTTTATCGTGGGCATTGAAGCGAGAGGGTTTATTTTAGGCTCTGCTTTAGCTTATGCGCTTGGGGTGGGTTTTGTGCCTGTTAGGAAAAAGGGCAAACTCCCCGCGCACACCTTGTCTCAAAGCTACAGTCTAGAATACGGGAGCGATAGCATAGAAATCCACTCTGACGCTTTTAGGGGAATTAAGGGGGTAAGGGTGGTGTTGATTGATGATTTATTAGCCACTGGAGGCACAGCTTTAGCGAGCCTTGAGCTTATCAAAGCCCTACAAGCTGAATGCGTAGAAGCATGCTTTTTGATAGGGTTAAAAGAATTACCGGGTATCCAACTTTTAGAAGAACGAGTGAAGACTTTTTGTTTGTTAGAGTGCTAG
- a CDS encoding LTA synthase family protein, whose product MKSLSHALFSLFLKGFYFTFFMSLLFVFNRIGFILYTGYYKHALKNPIFDEIIKTLFNGARYDNRVVSSLAILFIIIGLLGLLAPKHQTKMLNIMACFSIAIILFLNIANIVYYGIYGNVFDENLLEFLHEDTLTILKMSGEYPIFSSFSLFIILSVLISFIYFKLQNALFKPANVYQTTKPLKTFILFALFSLTQMFYINAQLSFVGASLDLSIEPAKDPFLMKITPGAFRNLYLLVRNYRQSHNLKFSDFAKETPLEVAKNYFHLKENLSNNLYELLSQTSHNHSNQKVDHVFYIVSESLSSWHFDKKFDSIGLTSALQDLVKKEHAHMLSAFIEGAPRTVKSLDVQITGLPYINDNNLVNSGVILPSFPMAIGNIMKTLGYRNNFYYGGSGIWNKLTSFTKKQGFHALYFNNHLLEFVKNKPYPKPIESNWGVHDNILFDYILENTNPHEKTFSMVMTLSNHAIKNVNLKAFGVPLEKIQKFVEKTPKSENLPDANSLGHIYWYDKVVVDFIKKASQKFPNSLFIITGDHFDRSYEYAKNDLYIIKSVPLILYAPTLKPKKISQVGSHLDIAPTIIELVAPKGFQFVSFGKPLFSNNTTNPPSHPNYALGYEAIATKDYFYNPSSGLRYLNENPKEPEDKQNDKKQNDKIEASKFYQQLESLKALSYYLLYHGANLKD is encoded by the coding sequence ATGAAATCCCTATCTCATGCCCTTTTTTCGCTCTTTTTAAAAGGTTTTTATTTCACCTTTTTTATGAGCTTGTTGTTTGTGTTTAATCGTATCGGCTTTATCCTTTATACAGGCTATTATAAGCATGCCTTAAAAAACCCTATTTTTGATGAAATCATCAAAACCCTATTCAATGGAGCCAGATACGATAATCGTGTGGTCTCAAGCTTAGCGATTCTTTTTATCATCATCGGGTTATTAGGGTTATTGGCCCCCAAACACCAAACCAAAATGCTTAATATTATGGCGTGTTTTTCTATCGCTATTATCCTGTTTTTAAATATTGCTAACATTGTTTATTATGGCATTTATGGGAATGTGTTTGATGAAAATTTATTAGAATTTTTGCATGAAGACACGCTCACGATTTTAAAAATGAGCGGGGAATACCCTATTTTTTCTAGTTTTTCACTCTTTATAATCCTTAGCGTTTTGATTTCTTTTATCTATTTCAAACTCCAAAACGCCCTTTTTAAGCCTGCAAATGTTTATCAAACCACCAAACCCCTTAAAACTTTCATTTTATTTGCACTTTTTTCGCTCACGCAAATGTTTTACATTAACGCGCAATTGAGTTTTGTGGGTGCGTCTTTAGATCTCAGCATAGAGCCAGCCAAAGATCCTTTTTTAATGAAAATTACCCCCGGGGCGTTTCGTAACCTTTATCTTTTGGTGCGCAATTACAGACAAAGCCATAACCTTAAATTCAGCGATTTTGCTAAAGAAACGCCTTTAGAAGTAGCGAAAAATTATTTCCATCTTAAAGAAAATCTCTCAAACAACCTCTATGAATTGCTTTCTCAAACAAGCCATAACCATTCCAATCAAAAAGTTGATCATGTTTTCTATATCGTTTCAGAGTCCTTGAGTTCATGGCATTTTGATAAAAAATTTGATTCCATAGGGCTAACGAGCGCTTTACAAGATTTGGTTAAAAAAGAACATGCTCACATGCTCTCTGCTTTTATTGAAGGTGCCCCACGGACCGTTAAAAGCCTGGATGTCCAAATCACAGGCTTACCCTATATTAATGATAATAATTTAGTCAATTCAGGGGTGATCCTCCCTAGCTTTCCTATGGCGATTGGCAATATCATGAAGACTCTAGGGTATAGAAACAACTTTTATTATGGAGGCAGCGGGATTTGGAATAAACTCACCAGTTTCACCAAAAAACAAGGTTTTCACGCCCTTTATTTCAATAACCATCTCTTAGAATTTGTTAAAAACAAGCCCTACCCCAAACCCATAGAGAGCAACTGGGGAGTGCATGATAATATTTTATTTGACTACATTTTAGAAAACACCAACCCCCATGAAAAAACTTTCAGCATGGTCATGACTTTAAGCAACCACGCGATCAAAAACGTGAATCTCAAAGCCTTTGGCGTGCCTTTAGAAAAAATCCAAAAATTTGTGGAAAAAACCCCTAAATCAGAAAATCTACCGGACGCTAATTCTTTAGGGCATATTTACTGGTATGACAAAGTGGTGGTTGATTTCATCAAAAAAGCCAGCCAAAAATTCCCTAACTCGCTTTTTATCATCACAGGGGATCACTTTGACAGGAGCTATGAATACGCTAAAAACGATTTGTATATCATTAAATCCGTGCCGCTTATTTTATATGCCCCCACTTTAAAGCCTAAAAAAATCAGTCAAGTCGGCTCGCATTTAGACATCGCCCCTACGATTATTGAATTAGTCGCCCCCAAAGGCTTTCAATTCGTGAGTTTTGGGAAGCCTTTATTTTCTAACAACACAACAAACCCCCCAAGCCACCCCAATTACGCGCTAGGCTATGAAGCGATCGCTACTAAAGATTACTTTTATAACCCAAGTTCAGGGTTAAGGTATTTGAATGAAAACCCTAAAGAGCCAGAGGATAAACAAAACGACAAGAAACAAAACGACAAAATAGAAGCTTCTAAGTTTTACCAGCAATTAGAATCTTTGAAAGCCCTCAGTTATTACTTGCTCTATCATGGGGCTAATCTTAAAGATTGA
- the mltG gene encoding endolytic transglycosylase MltG: protein MTTKRVNTATNKIMTLNTFLDTCFLLFISILFYLSIPIYPNKVVVVPQGSLKKVFFSLKEQGVDINALDLFFLRLMGMPKKGYIDMGDGALRKGDFLVRLIKAKAAQKSVTLIPGETRYFFTQILSETYQLGVGDLNEAYKSIAPRLNGAVIEDGVIWPDTYHLPLGEDAFKIMQALIGQSMKKHEALSKQWLGYYHKEEWFEKIILASIVQKEAANIEEMPLIASVIFNRLKKGMPLQMDGALNYQEFSHAKVTKERIKTDNTPYNTYKFKGLPKNPVGSVSLEAIRAVVFPKKTNFLYFVKMPDKKHAFSATYKEHLKNINLSNNHF, encoded by the coding sequence ATGACAACTAAAAGAGTGAATACTGCCACAAACAAGATAATGACATTAAACACTTTCTTGGATACATGTTTTCTTTTATTCATCAGTATTCTTTTTTATTTAAGTATACCAATTTATCCTAACAAAGTGGTGGTTGTCCCGCAAGGTTCGCTCAAAAAAGTGTTTTTTTCTTTGAAAGAGCAAGGCGTGGATATTAACGCTTTGGATTTGTTTTTTTTACGCTTAATGGGCATGCCTAAAAAAGGCTATATTGATATGGGCGATGGGGCTTTAAGAAAGGGGGATTTTTTAGTCCGTTTGATTAAAGCGAAAGCGGCGCAAAAAAGCGTTACTTTAATCCCTGGAGAAACCCGCTATTTTTTCACGCAAATTTTGAGCGAGACTTACCAACTAGGAGTTGGCGATCTCAATGAAGCTTATAAAAGCATCGCGCCACGATTGAATGGTGCTGTGATAGAAGATGGGGTGATATGGCCAGACACTTATCATTTGCCTTTAGGGGAGGACGCTTTTAAAATCATGCAAGCTTTAATCGGTCAATCCATGAAAAAACACGAAGCTTTAAGCAAACAATGGCTTGGATACTACCATAAAGAAGAGTGGTTTGAAAAAATCATTCTCGCTTCCATTGTGCAAAAAGAAGCCGCTAATATTGAAGAAATGCCCCTGATTGCGAGCGTGATTTTTAACCGCTTGAAAAAAGGCATGCCTTTACAAATGGATGGGGCTTTGAATTACCAGGAATTTTCACACGCTAAAGTGACCAAAGAGCGCATTAAAACCGATAACACCCCCTACAATACTTATAAATTTAAGGGCTTGCCTAAAAATCCTGTGGGGAGCGTGAGCCTAGAAGCGATTAGGGCGGTGGTATTCCCTAAAAAAACTAACTTTTTGTATTTTGTGAAAATGCCGGATAAAAAACATGCTTTCAGCGCGACTTATAAGGAGCATTTAAAAAATATCAATCTTTCTAATAATCATTTTTAA
- the lepB gene encoding signal peptidase I: MKFLRSVYAFCSSWVGTIIIVLLVIFFIAQAFIIPSRSMVGTLYEGDMLFVKKFSYGIPIPKIPWIELPVMPDFKNNGHLIEGDRPKRGEVVVFIPPHEKKSYYVKRNFAIGGDEVLFTNEGFYLHPFESDTDKNYIAKHYPNAMTKEFMGKIFVLNPYKSEHPGIHYQKDNETFHLMEQLATQGAEANISMQLIQMEGEKVFYKKINNDEFFMIGDNRDNSSDSRFWGSVAYKNIVGSPWFVYFSLSLKNSLEMDAENNPKKRYLVRWERMFKSVEGLEKIIKKEKATH, from the coding sequence ATGAAATTTTTGCGCTCTGTTTATGCATTTTGCTCCAGTTGGGTAGGGACGATTATTATCGTGCTGTTGGTTATCTTTTTTATCGCGCAAGCCTTTATCATTCCCTCTCGATCTATGGTGGGCACGCTCTATGAAGGCGATATGCTCTTTGTCAAAAAATTTTCTTACGGCATACCCATTCCTAAAATCCCATGGATTGAGCTTCCTGTTATGCCTGATTTTAAAAATAACGGGCATTTGATAGAGGGGGATCGCCCTAAGCGCGGCGAAGTGGTGGTGTTTATCCCTCCCCATGAAAAAAAATCTTACTATGTCAAAAGGAATTTTGCCATTGGAGGCGATGAGGTGTTATTCACTAATGAGGGGTTTTATTTGCACCCTTTTGAGAGCGACACAGACAAAAATTACATCGCTAAACATTACCCTAACGCCATGACAAAAGAATTTATGGGTAAAATTTTTGTTTTAAACCCTTATAAAAGTGAGCATCCGGGTATCCATTACCAAAAAGACAATGAAACCTTCCACTTAATGGAGCAGTTAGCCACTCAAGGTGCAGAAGCTAATATCAGCATGCAACTCATTCAAATGGAGGGCGAAAAGGTGTTTTATAAGAAGATCAATAACGATGAATTTTTCATGATCGGAGATAACAGAGACAATTCTAGCGACTCGCGCTTTTGGGGGAGTGTGGCTTATAAAAACATCGTGGGTTCGCCATGGTTTGTTTATTTCAGTTTGAGTTTAAAAAATAGCCTGGAAATGGATGCGGAAAATAACCCTAAAAAACGCTATCTGGTGCGTTGGGAACGCATGTTTAAAAGCGTTGAAGGCTTAGAAAAAATCATTAAAAAAGAAAAAGCAACGCATTAA
- the fliN gene encoding flagellar motor switch protein FliN, which translates to MPETESNQLKIAEKEKEKANKERELELSTYLEELICDYKNLLDMEIVFSAELGSTQIPLLQILRFEKGSVIDLQKPAGESVDTFVNGRVIGKGEVMVFERNLAIRLNEILDSNAIVYYLAKNS; encoded by the coding sequence ATGCCAGAAACAGAATCTAATCAGTTAAAAATAGCCGAAAAAGAAAAAGAGAAAGCGAATAAAGAAAGAGAACTAGAGCTTTCCACTTATTTAGAAGAACTCATTTGCGATTATAAAAACCTTTTGGACATGGAGATTGTTTTTAGTGCGGAACTTGGCTCTACGCAAATCCCTTTATTGCAAATCTTGCGTTTTGAAAAAGGCTCTGTGATTGATTTGCAAAAACCCGCCGGAGAAAGCGTGGATACTTTTGTGAACGGGCGGGTTATTGGTAAGGGTGAGGTGATGGTTTTTGAAAGGAATTTAGCCATTCGTTTGAATGAAATCCTTGATTCTAACGCCATTGTGTATTATCTCGCTAAAAATTCATGA
- a CDS encoding site-2 protease family protein codes for MQFFDFSLESVITTLMKILALLIAIIGHEIMHGLSAFLFGDRSAKDARRLSLNPIRHLDMMGSVLLPALLLIFQAPFLFGWAKPVPVDMRYIVSQKGSLACVVVSLAGVIYNFTLAVLLAFITHWSFQKLGINALSVDELNLYQLALVTFLIQGILYNLVLGVFNSLPIPPLDGSKALGFLALHFKSAFLLEWFSKMERYGLLIVLIFLFIPPLSEFFIHAPTRFLFSLLLS; via the coding sequence GTGCAATTTTTTGATTTCTCTTTAGAAAGTGTTATTACCACCTTAATGAAAATCTTAGCCCTTTTAATCGCTATCATAGGGCATGAGATCATGCATGGCTTGAGCGCGTTTTTATTTGGGGACAGGAGCGCTAAAGACGCCAGGCGTTTGAGTTTAAACCCTATCAGACATTTAGACATGATGGGTTCGGTGCTTTTACCGGCTTTATTACTCATTTTTCAAGCCCCCTTTTTATTTGGGTGGGCCAAACCCGTGCCTGTGGATATGCGCTACATTGTCTCTCAAAAAGGCTCTCTGGCATGCGTAGTGGTGAGTTTAGCCGGGGTGATTTATAATTTCACTCTGGCCGTTCTGCTCGCTTTCATCACGCATTGGAGCTTTCAAAAACTAGGGATCAACGCTTTAAGCGTTGATGAACTGAATCTTTATCAGCTTGCGTTAGTAACCTTTCTCATTCAAGGCATTCTCTATAATCTTGTCTTAGGCGTTTTCAATAGTCTCCCTATCCCGCCCTTAGACGGCTCCAAAGCGTTAGGCTTTTTAGCGTTGCATTTTAAAAGCGCGTTTTTATTGGAATGGTTTTCTAAAATGGAACGCTATGGCTTGTTGATTGTGTTAATATTCTTATTTATCCCCCCTTTATCGGAGTTTTTTATCCATGCGCCCACAAGATTTTTATTTTCCTTACTCCTTTCTTAA
- a CDS encoding 4Fe-4S dicluster domain-containing protein, which produces MAKMNAPDGVAVWVNEDRCKGCDICVSVCPAGVLGMGIEKERVLGKVAKVAYPESCIGCVQCELHCPDFAIYVADRKDFKFAKVSKEAQERSEKVKANHYMLLEETILEGRGK; this is translated from the coding sequence ATGGCTAAAATGAACGCTCCAGATGGGGTTGCCGTTTGGGTGAATGAAGACAGGTGTAAGGGTTGTGATATTTGTGTGTCGGTATGCCCGGCTGGGGTTCTTGGCATGGGGATTGAAAAAGAAAGGGTGCTTGGAAAAGTGGCCAAAGTAGCCTATCCAGAGAGCTGTATCGGTTGCGTGCAATGCGAGTTACACTGCCCGGATTTTGCGATTTATGTGGCTGACAGGAAGGATTTCAAATTCGCTAAAGTTTCTAAAGAAGCCCAAGAAAGAAGCGAAAAGGTTAAGGCCAATCACTACATGCTTTTAGAAGAGACTATTTTAGAAGGGAGAGGCAAATAA
- a CDS encoding energy transducer TonB, translating into MPENSKLQPAKLGKNFDPVDHSNRNFFFSLILSALLHWLIYFLFEHREDFFPSKPKLVKLNPENLLVLKRGHSQDPSKNNPGAPKPTLAGPQKPPTPPTPPTPPTPPTPPKPIEKPKPEPKPKPKPEPKKPSHKHKALKKVEKVEEKKVVEEKKEEKKVVEQKVEQKKIEEKKPVKKEFDPNQLSFLPKEVAPPRKENNKGLDNQTRRDIDELYGEEFGDLGTAEKDFIRNNLRDIGRITQKYLEYPQVAAYLGQDGTNAVEFYLHPNGDITDLKIIIGSEYKMLDDNTLKTIQIAYKDYPRPKTKTLIRIRVRYYLGGN; encoded by the coding sequence ATGCCGGAAAATTCTAAACTACAACCTGCTAAGTTAGGGAAAAATTTTGACCCTGTGGATCATTCTAACAGGAATTTTTTCTTTTCTCTCATTCTGTCTGCATTGTTGCATTGGTTGATTTATTTTTTATTTGAACACAGAGAAGATTTTTTTCCTTCAAAACCCAAGCTCGTTAAATTAAATCCTGAAAATTTATTGGTTTTAAAAAGAGGCCATTCACAAGATCCCAGTAAAAACAACCCGGGCGCTCCTAAACCCACGCTAGCTGGCCCTCAAAAACCCCCAACACCCCCCACTCCACCCACACCCCCCACTCCGCCAACCCCGCCAAAACCTATAGAAAAGCCTAAGCCTGAGCCTAAACCAAAGCCCAAACCAGAACCCAAAAAGCCCAGCCACAAACATAAGGCTCTTAAAAAAGTGGAAAAAGTGGAAGAAAAAAAAGTAGTAGAGGAGAAAAAAGAAGAGAAAAAAGTAGTAGAACAAAAAGTAGAGCAGAAAAAAATAGAAGAGAAAAAACCTGTCAAAAAAGAATTTGACCCTAACCAGCTTTCTTTCTTGCCTAAAGAAGTTGCACCACCCAGAAAAGAAAATAATAAAGGCTTGGATAACCAAACCAGAAGGGATATTGATGAATTGTATGGCGAAGAATTTGGGGATTTAGGCACAGCCGAAAAAGATTTCATCAGGAATAATTTAAGGGATATTGGGCGCATCACGCAAAAATATTTAGAATACCCTCAAGTAGCGGCTTATTTAGGGCAAGACGGGACGAATGCAGTAGAATTTTACTTGCACCCTAATGGCGATATTACCGATCTTAAAATCATCATTGGCTCTGAATACAAAATGCTTGATGACAACACCTTAAAGACCATTCAGATCGCTTATAAGGATTACCCACGCCCCAAAACCAAAACCCTCATTCGCATTAGAGTGCGTTATTACTTGGGAGGCAATTAA